The DNA sequence TGACCAACCTGGAAGTGCTCAACCTGTCGCGAACCAAGATCACCGACGCGGGTCTGAAGCACCTCAAAGGTCTGGACAGTCTGAAGGAGCTCTACCTGACCGGTCTGGAAATCTCGGGCGATGGACTGACTCATCTGTCTGATCTGAAAAGCCTGGAGACACTGGGTCTTTCTGAAACCCAGATTACAGATGAAGGGCTGGCTCATATCAAAGGTCTGAAAAAGCTCCGCGTACTCTTGCTGCGGGACACGCAGATTTCCGATGAGGGCCTCAAGCAGATCAAGAGCCTCACCCGTCTGCAGCGACTCTGGCTGCGCAACACGCAGATCACCGATGAGGGAATGAAGTATCTGGCCAAGATGAAAGACATGGAATGGCTGGAGCTCAACGATACCGAAATCGGCAACGCGGGGATTGCAGAAATCAAAGTGCTGGAAAACATCATTGATATGAATCTGCGTAACACCAGCGTGACCGATAAATGCATTACCTCGCTGAAGAAGCTGAAAGATCTGGGCACCCTCTACATCGATGGTACCGAGATCACCGAAGAGGGCATCGCCAAGCTAGAGAAGGCACTTCCTTATTGTCGTATTGAGCAGTAAACCTGCTCAGGCGTAATTAGATTCTTCCGGAATCGGCTGGTCTTCGCTGCCCATCTGGTAGCCGAGCTCTTCCGGGATCAGCGTTGGTCGATAGCCAAGCAGTTGTTCGGCTTTGCTGAGATCCCAGCGGCGCTGTTTGCTTTCGCCGACAATGGTGATGACTTCACAGCCTGCGATGGGGGCGGTCACCGCTTTCTGATACGCCTGCAGGAGATCCGGAAACGGCACCCATTGTGGCCGCAGCGGATGCGTTTT is a window from the Gimesia benthica genome containing:
- a CDS encoding leucine-rich repeat domain-containing protein produces the protein MSKAATGSEEEVPQESTLETDIKALKEISANLKMDYNGNISQVSFSGSKLVDNGLVYLGRLNKLRKLDLSGSKVTDEGMSHLKSLKSLREVSLHGIPVTDTGLAEFKKLTNLEVLNLSRTKITDAGLKHLKGLDSLKELYLTGLEISGDGLTHLSDLKSLETLGLSETQITDEGLAHIKGLKKLRVLLLRDTQISDEGLKQIKSLTRLQRLWLRNTQITDEGMKYLAKMKDMEWLELNDTEIGNAGIAEIKVLENIIDMNLRNTSVTDKCITSLKKLKDLGTLYIDGTEITEEGIAKLEKALPYCRIEQ